The sequence CGTTTTTATTAACAGGATGTTCAAACTGATGAAAATGAAATGATGGATTTTTTGAAGAATTTGACCAAATCAGCGAGATGTGTAGATAAGGGGACCCAAGACTCTTTACAAGAAGCCATGGGAAACCTTTCTCAAGCATCTCATGTTAAAGGTTTTGATCCTTCACAACATCTGGATGGTGATGAACCAGCTGACTTTGCCACTCCACTGTCTTCGTTTAAGCCTGCGGATTGGAGACCACCTACTCTGAAAGACGTGGACTCACTTGAGGACCGGATACATGATCCCGATTACTCACTAGTGTTTGTCCCTGAGGCATCATGGGGCAAACTTGTTGACTGGACCAAAACTTTCAAGTaagttgatatttttaaatttttttaacaattctaCCATTTTGATACTGAATTTTGTAATGCAGAGAACTAAAAATTGGACCATCTATGCTCACAAATGAGTTAGTAACTCGTGTCGTCGGACCTTCAGAGTGGCTCCTGAATAAGGTCAGTTATTACCTtgttcctttttattttgtgtacacAAACTTACAGTCTTTTATCAAATTATGCAGGAAATTGATGGTATGATGTGGTTATTCACTGAGAGGACTTCCTTGCGGCGATGGTTTCCAAATAAAGTAGCCTTCATGACATGCTTGTTCAGTAATCAAATTACGAACTCTTACAACGAGTAtaagaaggacaagaagaaaTTCAAAGTGGGCGGACTGCTACAACAGTACGGCATTGGCGAACTTCCAGCACACGGACGAACAAGACTAATGTGGGATCTTGATGTTAACCGCATGTATGTCCCCCTAAATGTTGGTAAGCACTGGATCTCTATGTGCGTCAACTTTGTTACTCGGTCGATAGAGGTCTTTGACTGTGAGGGACTGAGACACCCCGGTGCAGTGGAGCCATTTGCAGTTCTCATCCCTAGAATTGTCAAAGCCATTCAGTCTTCTAAGAGTCGACAGTATCAAGTCAAGCAGTATACCGTCTCCTACGTCTCAATGCCCTTCTTATTGAACAAAAGTAGCAGTGACTGTGGAGTATATGCCTTGAAGCACATTGAATGCCATCTTCTAGGCTTGGACTTTTCCCTGGTGAATGACAACAACATTCGTGAAGCGCGGCAGAAGATTGCTTATGACCTATGGGAAGCTGCTATTGATCCTGTCCTTATTGAAAGGATGGCAAAATTCACTCCCCCGAAGACAATTTCAAGTGCTCTAGTGGAACTTGAATAAAATTCTTTCTGTTATGACTTGTGTAGGAAGTATATTGTTATTTGGTGATTTTATTTGACTCTTTTAGTTACCATTTTACTCCTTTAGTTACTACCTTATTTCACTGTTTTATTTGACTCTTGAAGTTGCTTTCTCTTTACTTTTTAGGTGACAATATGAAACCCTATCTATTCCCTAAATGATTGATATGCGCTGTCCTAATTCTTATCAAAACATAACCGAAATCTAAACCTATCTATACCCTAAATGGCATTAAAGTaggaaaaactatattaaacctTATACCTTAAATGACACTAAAGAAGACAAACGAtttcaaaccctataccctaaatgaCACTAAGGAAGACAAACGATTTCATTAGTAATCTGCAAAATTcataataatcaaaacaaatctTTATAATGAAAACACATACAAGTTGACCATATGTGCCCATCCGATTAGAAACATTGTAAACCCTAATTATATTGCTTATATAAGATCATAAAGCGGCCACAAACACTACATCTTGCGGTGTTTTTTTCTCCTACTTGTTCTTAAAAAATCTCTCCTCAAAAGAGAATGACGAATACGAAATACCATGGAGCGATCCCTACCAGATGCTGGTGTGGAAAGAAGATtgtcacttatgtttcaaaaaCGGAAGAGAACCCATACAGACGATTCTTCAGATGTGAGATTGGTTTACAGGTAAATCTGATAATTCATTACTTCATATTCTTCTATATgtcaattgatttgttttgtgttttgaaacagagaaaaaaagaaaatcatcttTTTAAGTGGGTGGACGAAGCTCTGCTTGATGAGATTGAAAGGATGTCTGAGCATCAGGCGAGAGTTGCTGAGGAAATTGAAGATCTGAGAATTTCCATGAAGAAGACAGTGCAGGAAGAAGTTATGAACCATAAGCATTCGCTTGATGTAGGTTGCGTAGGAACCCTTTTCAGTTTGTTATGTCTCTGGTCCAAATGTGATTGATATTGTAATGGTTCTCTGATTCAAGTTACATTTTCAAATATTGAACCAATCTGATTTCCAGTTTTATTGTCGTGTTATG is a genomic window of Brassica napus cultivar Da-Ae chromosome A2, Da-Ae, whole genome shotgun sequence containing:
- the LOC106377645 gene encoding uncharacterized protein At4g04775-like; the protein is MTNTKYHGAIPTRCWCGKKIVTYVSKTEENPYRRFFRCEIGLQRKKENHLFKWVDEALLDEIERMSEHQARVAEEIEDLRISMKKTVQEEVMNHKHSLDVGCVGTLFSLLCLWSKCD